In a genomic window of Rhododendron vialii isolate Sample 1 chromosome 12a, ASM3025357v1:
- the LOC131311311 gene encoding uncharacterized protein LOC131311311 isoform X1, with protein sequence MPKNVKGIIHKGRSYAASVELPALLNLRHSSSSIDDDSYNLGGRREDPNQAGYKWRMVIAYDGTRFSGWQYQPPPPTIQSIVEKALTEITKQERRDLHLVGASRTDTGVHAWGQVAHFVTPFNYDRLDSIHAALNGLLPSDIRIREISPAAPEFHARFSAKSKIYHYKIYNSSIMDPFQRHYAYHNVYKLNSDVMREAAKHFIGKHDFSSFVNASHNDRSPDPVKKIFRFDITEMGPLLQLEVEGSGFLYRQVQNMVALLLQIGREAIPPDIVPKILATRNRKELAKVALPAPPHGLCLVSVSYNEEHLRLPAGCSSISFGRHHSISKCKLPFF encoded by the exons ATGCCTAAAAACGTGAAGGGGATTATACACAAAGGGCGGAGTTATGCAGCGTCGGTAGAACTGCCTGCTCTTCTCAATTTGAGGCACTCATCTTCCTCAATAGACGATGACTCg TATAACTTGGGCGGCCGCAGGGAGGATCCTAATCAAGCAGGCTATAAGTGGCGCATGGTTATAGCCTATGACGGCACTCGATTTTCAG GTTGGCAATATCAGCCGCCTCCGCCAACCATACAAAGCATTGTGGAGAAAGCTTTAACtgaaataacaaaacaagaacGGAGGGATCTCCATTTGGTTGGAGCAAGTAGAACCGATACTGGAGTCCATGCGTGGGGTCAG GTGGCACACTTTGTTACTCCTTTCAACTATGACAGATTGGATAGCATTCATGCAGCCCTAAATGGTCTTCTTCCTTCAGATATCCGAATCAGAGAGATTAGCCCTGCAGCGCCTGAATTTCATGCTCGATTTTCAGCAAAGAGCAAGATTTATCACTACAAAATATACAACAGCAGTATCATGGACCCATTTCAGCGTCACTATGCTTACCATAACGTTTATAAACTAAATAGTGATGTCATGAGGGAAGCTGCAAAACATTTCATTGGGAAGCAtgacttttcttcttttgtcaaTGCATCACACAATGATCGATCACCAGATCCAGTGAAGAAGATATTCCGCTTTGATATAACTGAAATG GGACCTCTTTTGCAGCTTGAAGTCGAAGGCTCTGGCTTCTTATATAGACAAGTGCAAAACATG GTTGCTTTATTGCTGCAAATCGGAAGGGAAGCAATTCCACCTGACATCGTTCCCAAAATTTTGGCAACTCGAAATCGCAAGGAGCTTGCAAAGGTTGCTTTACCTGCTCCACCGCATGGCCTGTGTCTTGTAAGTGTCAGTTACAATGAAGAACACTTGCGGCTTCCGGCAGGTTGCTCTTCAATTAGTTTTGGTAGGCATCATAGCATAAGCAAATGCAAGCTACCATTTTTCTAA
- the LOC131311311 gene encoding uncharacterized protein LOC131311311 isoform X2, with amino-acid sequence MVIAYDGTRFSGWQYQPPPPTIQSIVEKALTEITKQERRDLHLVGASRTDTGVHAWGQVAHFVTPFNYDRLDSIHAALNGLLPSDIRIREISPAAPEFHARFSAKSKIYHYKIYNSSIMDPFQRHYAYHNVYKLNSDVMREAAKHFIGKHDFSSFVNASHNDRSPDPVKKIFRFDITEMGPLLQLEVEGSGFLYRQVQNMVALLLQIGREAIPPDIVPKILATRNRKELAKVALPAPPHGLCLVSVSYNEEHLRLPAGCSSISFGRHHSISKCKLPFF; translated from the exons ATGGTTATAGCCTATGACGGCACTCGATTTTCAG GTTGGCAATATCAGCCGCCTCCGCCAACCATACAAAGCATTGTGGAGAAAGCTTTAACtgaaataacaaaacaagaacGGAGGGATCTCCATTTGGTTGGAGCAAGTAGAACCGATACTGGAGTCCATGCGTGGGGTCAG GTGGCACACTTTGTTACTCCTTTCAACTATGACAGATTGGATAGCATTCATGCAGCCCTAAATGGTCTTCTTCCTTCAGATATCCGAATCAGAGAGATTAGCCCTGCAGCGCCTGAATTTCATGCTCGATTTTCAGCAAAGAGCAAGATTTATCACTACAAAATATACAACAGCAGTATCATGGACCCATTTCAGCGTCACTATGCTTACCATAACGTTTATAAACTAAATAGTGATGTCATGAGGGAAGCTGCAAAACATTTCATTGGGAAGCAtgacttttcttcttttgtcaaTGCATCACACAATGATCGATCACCAGATCCAGTGAAGAAGATATTCCGCTTTGATATAACTGAAATG GGACCTCTTTTGCAGCTTGAAGTCGAAGGCTCTGGCTTCTTATATAGACAAGTGCAAAACATG GTTGCTTTATTGCTGCAAATCGGAAGGGAAGCAATTCCACCTGACATCGTTCCCAAAATTTTGGCAACTCGAAATCGCAAGGAGCTTGCAAAGGTTGCTTTACCTGCTCCACCGCATGGCCTGTGTCTTGTAAGTGTCAGTTACAATGAAGAACACTTGCGGCTTCCGGCAGGTTGCTCTTCAATTAGTTTTGGTAGGCATCATAGCATAAGCAAATGCAAGCTACCATTTTTCTAA